The DNA region AACCAAGGACTAATCCCGGTAGTTATTTGTGGGCTCCAACAGTCAATTGTCTACTGGCATTTTTATGCGGAAGGAAACAAGGGGGGAGAGAGAGAtcttttttggaatctatGCGGCACGCTTCCAAATCCTAGGAAATCAGCGGgcctttttcgtttcgtgtaCCGTGGAGCGTATGCGGAGGGTTTGGCTCACAATGAGTGACAATATTGACTGTAATGTCACTGCAAATGGGGGCTGGGGGGGAGAATACCATATTGTTGCCATCCTTTCGGGGTGGTGTCGATCGGAACCGAACTATTATAAATTTGGACTTTTGGCCACTCTTCCAGCGAAACGCAGTTTGGTAACACTTTTTAAACTGTACCCGATTATGAAAAATGGTATTTTGGGCTATTATATAAACAAATTGAAAACCATGGAGAAAAACTGTAGACGTTAAAACCTAAGTAGTGTTGTTTTGTACTAGGCTAGAAGGGCCCCACATTTTGATTGTGGTACACAGCACAAGAGAACCGAGATGGTTTCAAATGATATCATAGATATGATGTATATACCCAATGACATGTGTTCTCTTCGACGACACAGATCCTGCTCAAGGGAACTCACAAACGGCAACCATCAAACTCCTCTCTTCCTGGTCCACAGAGGAAGAACTTTATTTTGTCTGTTTCTACTGTGAGCCCAATTCGTACCTTTGTTGCTCCAATTCCTTCCAAGGACAATGCTTCgcaacgaagaaaagcgTCCAAAACATGAAATGGTTCATCGCGAACTCCGTTCTAATCAACCTTTCAACAGATCTCTGTACTGCTTGTCCATGCCGTCGCTAGCTGTCTTTCTCATCATCGCCATGATCATCCAGATGAATTTCATCCGTTACATATTTCTAGGTATCCTACGGGCTGCTCCGTCCGAGTCAGAACACTTCTCTTTGCCTCTACAGGTTTCCACGCCTCCAATAACCTCTGTGTGGCCTGCAAAAGCAACGGGAAGCACCGTTATAGCATTCGATGCAAATGAGACGAAATCGACCGCCTTGCGTGTCTTTTCCTCCCATAATTCCTCCTCCAAACGAACCGCCGCTATTGTACTCTTTGGTATTCCCAAAGAGTTTCCAGTTATATGGAAGCACTACGAAGACAACTTGATAAGGCTCAATCCCAACGTAACCTTTTCCGTAACAATCCATCTCTACAACGACGTTACCAAGCTGACGAATCTGAAAAACAACGAATTTGACGTTGACGTTGAGTCGGAGGACCGTATTGCAGAAGTGCTCCGAAACTATCATCCTACGATTGTATCCACCAAGCAAGCTGATGTTGATCAAGAGCTGGAGTGGATTACATCGGAGCACGTGCTTCCCCGCTTCCACCAGCCTAACTGGACGGTTGCTGTGGTCAAAAACATGTTTCGACAAGGCTTCTCGATACGGAGTGCCTTTCATGCGGCACCAAAGGATGGTATGTATCTTTTTCTCCGATCCGACACCTTGCTGTTCTCCCCGATAATTTTGCCATCCAATGCTAGTCCCGAGGATATTTATGTTCCGGGATGGCAGGGTACCAAGGATAAATCCCGGTACATAGACCGATTGGAGATTTGTGGTTCTGAATCCTCCGCTGGCGTTTATGCGGAAGCAAAGTGGGCGCCCTTTCTGAATTTTGTGCGGAACATTTCTGGGACCTTTGAGAGCGACGGGGTGCCATTCTTGCGCAACTCGGAGCGAATGCTGAGGGTCTGGCTTGATGACAATAGTCGTCATGCGCCAGTTCGAGTCAAGTTAATGCCACGGTCGTGGGCCCAGATTATGCGCATTCGAGGTGAGGGTAAGGTGGATGAACAGGACATGCGAACCCATGTGAATGCGACTGGGGACtggacaaaaacaacaatAGACACTCTGATGGTGCtgaaaaaggagaaaatgCTAGGGTTATGATTTGTCGAGCTGTCCCGACGGAAGTAAAAAAGCTGGATAAAATGGATCTAACGTAAGGACTGTGGTTAGTCCAATTAGTAAGTGACGGATTGACTGCGATTGCAGTTTATCTAGGTAATCTGACATCTTTGTAGATTGTGTCCTCTGTGCGTTGGTTACTAGTCAAGTTGTTTTTATCAGCTGCTCTTTCTATGGAAAAAGTTAAGATTGATGAACACTCTAAAGTTCCTAGTTCAACAGTCATGTGTTGTTGACGTATGCAGTCCTGTGCAGTCGAAACGGACGGGTATAAAGAAGCATTTTATAAAGATCCGTGCCTGGAATGCCTCGACTGGATGCAATGTTTCCCAATATTCCTTGCGCGATTGCCCGACATCCTGGATCTGCGGGGTTCAGGCCGTTACTCGAGGGTTGTTGCTCTTGCATTTGCCCATGCTTGCCCCTCGTAGTGATTCTTTCCACTTCCCAATCACAACGAACGTTTCAAACAAACGGCATCAGCGGGCATCGGCTTACGTCTACAATAAGCAACAAAGCTAATGCATCTTTGTGTCCGATGCATGCGTAGTAGTAGTAACACAAAAATGTGTGTTCCTATATGCGGTAGTTGAACAGTTAGGGACCGCGTGGTACGTATttatttttgctttttttaaATTATTTCCCGTTGACCATATCTTTCCAGGCCTTGCTGGGAGTAAAGCCGGGCGATTTGCTGGCGGCAATTTGCATTTCTTCGCCGGTTTGTGGGTTGCGTCCCTTCCGAGCAGCCCGTGACTTGAGCACGAAGGACCCGAATCCGGGCAGGGTAACCTTTTTGCCTTCACTGACCTGGGCCTGTAGAATATCCAGCACGGCCTGTAGAGTACCTTccgattcctttttggttTGTCCGGTTTGTTCCGCTAGAGCCGTGACGAAATCGGCCTTTTTGAAGGTTTCCGGTGTGACGGGAGTGGCGACGGGAGCAGTTTTCTTGGTCGTCTTTTTGGGGGTGGTCTTTTTGGTCGCGGCGTGCAAGAGGGTGGGTGGGACGGCGGTGGGGCGTGTGACGCCCCGGGCGCCGCGGGCGACAAAGGCGTCCGTCTCCCGACACCACAGTGTCACGAGGACGCCCACGGCGAGTCGGAAACCTCGCGATAGTCTCATTGCAACAGTATGTTTTGTTTTAGCGGGGGAATGAATGAAGCAGTGAATGAAGCAATGAAGCAAGTTTCAATGAATGAAGCAATGAACGAAAACTACTGTAAACACAAAGAGTGTTGGTTTTGGTCGGTGACTTCCACAAACGAAAGTGATGCTTCTGGGTTGTTTGTTGACTGTGTGAGGTTGGCACACAACCGATTTGTTGTATATCTTTGCGTGCCCGTACAAACGATGCGGGTTGTGTCTGTCGGTGACGGTCGGAAGAGCGAGCCCGTTGTGGCGACCCACCTTTTTCACGAGTTACACACCGACACGAGTTTTTCGATCTCCCCCTTTTTTTCGGGCGAACACTCGGGCACAGTCTGTCCGTGTGTTTCTGCCAAGAGAGAAGGGACGGTTGATGGATGTGAGCGATTGTGACGGGGGGCGGATAGACGCGCACTGAGCTTTTGTCTGCGTGACACTgaaacgacgacgaacggATTTGGGATTCCCGATCTTGTGGATTCGAATTGACAGCACTGCCTGTGAGTTGGGTCTCATGTTTTCTACTGGGACTCGCCATGGCGGTGGCGCGGATGCTGACCTTATGACACAGTTCATGACTAATGTAACTACTGCTCTTGTGTCTGTCCTTGACACTCTACCCTCCTACCCAGACAGACATCGACACACACCTTTGCAGCACTCGCTGTTTCTCCATACATGGAGTAGGTAGAGATTCCCACCATTTTTTCTTCCCATCCgtctttcttcgtcgtcaaacGGAACGGAGCACGCCCAGCGGATGCGGTACGTGGGAGGAACAAAGCAAAACAACAGACATACACGAGTGTATTCCTTACGAACCCGCAACGCTTGCTACCATTCTTCGTGATCTTTTGCTACTTTTTGCACAAAGACTGACTTTCCCTGTTGTTGTCTTGTTTGCATTTTTGTGATTGGTTCAGATTGGGGAATCGAATCTTTCCTCATCGACTCGTTTCCTGTGGTGTCCTACTCGTCCATCCTTCGTGGGCCTGGTCTACGACACGGAGTTTGTCACGACACCGGTCGATTGCGATTGCTGCGGCGACGTCGTTCACTCGGGTACAGGCATTCCCACGCACCACGACATCCGCGACTACTCCCGGGCGATTGAGCATCCGTCGCGACatgtccaacaacaacaacgataCGAACGACGAAGTGGCGCGGGCGACCGCAGCCGCAGCGAAAGACCCCGCCACGGAAACCATCTTTGACAAGCTCTTGTCGGGAGCCTGGCCATCCGACGTGGTGTACGAAGACGACTGGGCCTTTTGTTTCCGGGACGTGAATCCGCAAGCCCCGGTGCACATTCTATGCATTCCCAAAGTCCGGGACGGCTTGACGCAACTCGTCCACGCTCGAGAGGACCAGAAGGACCTGCTGGGGCATTTGTTGTACGTGGCCAAGGAAGTGGCCCGTAAGGAATGTCCGGAAGGCTACCGGATTGTGATCAACGACGGGAAAGATGGAGCCCAGTCGGTGTACCATTTGCATCTGCACATTCTGGGCGGACGACAACTGCAGTGGCCGCCTGGGTAGTTTATACGGTGTAATGGTGCGGTAGACGTAGGGAGGGTCCTTGCCGACACGCTCTAGAGAACCTTTGTAGATGTCTATATATGTTATCTCCTTTATATACACACGTTACGTCAAACTACGTTACTTCTTTGCATTGGGTCCGTACGAGATGCCTTTTTATCTGACTATCCATTGACCGTGAGCCAGTTAGTTCGTGGACACCATAGGCCAATTCCTTTGGAGATTAGCACGTATGGTTTACGGTTTGGGTTGGAAGACATCCTGTGCGTCGCGTGTGGGCAATGGCGGTTGCCATTCTTTCCGTTCGGGCAGATTGGCAATGTACTGTCGTTCCGCCGGTATGGTTGTGGCGTCCGGTTCGGTACCGGCGGGTGCCACAAAGGGATGATGCTCGTCCACCGGCGTGGGTTCGGGCATACTAATGGCGTGTTCAAAGCTGTTCAACTGCATCATGAGGGATATCATGCGTTCCCGGTAATCCCTCCGCTGGACACAAAATACGTAGGATCCGACGTACACGACAAGAAAGGCCCCGAATCCCGTATTGATCGCCCACGTGGTGGTGGAGCGCATACGCAGACGGTGCAGGGACGTGGCCGTCCCCGTGGCGATGCCCCACAAGGCCGCCTCGCGGACGCACCAGCGGTACTTGGAAGCCTCCACGGCCCGCCGAATCCCAAAGGCCTCCGGTAAGTGACGCGTCCAACGAGGCGTCGAGGGGGATGCCAGCGGGGTCGGTGGGGTGCTGGATTCTGGCGTCTGGGACATACTGCTAATTCTCTGCTATTTTTACGGGGTGTGTGCATTTGTGCGTTGGTGTCGCCATGGTGTGTACGGTTGCCGATTATGGGTAGGAAATGTAAATTACCGTTAGTTGCCGGCGTGTGCTGACTGTGGTAGTCGAATGGCAGTCGGGTCCGGTCGAGTCCTGTTGATGACGTCAAGACGGTCTTCCAGGACTGCCAACCTCCAACATCTCTCCAATCACCCCAAGTCAAGTGTTCTATTTTGTTCTATTGCAGATTCTTGTATTCGCATCCTCCAAATACATTCGGAAGTACAGCGTTAGAAAAAAAATCCGCTTTAGAAGTTCCTTCGCAATGAATGGGTAGTGGATGTGCTCTTGATGTGGGCAAGGGAAAAAATCTACTTGCCACGACTAACAAACGTAAAACAAGTGAATGGTGGATACGATGTTATCCAAAGTGTTTGGCACTTTGTCTGCGGTCACGTTGGGACGACTTATCCTTCAGCGCACGTTAGAACGCAGAGTGCACGCAGTGGGAGCCGGCTCCCCTCGACAGTGACAAAACCGAAGAATTGGAGGGAGGATCAACACACAGCAGACCCATCAAGCAACTATTGTTATTGTTGCAATGTAGTTTATACTGCGAAAGTTTGGCCAATTGTTTGAACTACTAGCTTAACAGCACGCACCAAGGTCGATGCCACCATTGTCACTGTGTGCTTGGCTGGGTCCGCCCGAGACAGGCTTTGCCAACACTTTACGCAACTATTTTGCGATCCATCATCATCGCCCTTTTCTTGCTACCCATCATCCCATGACTGTTCATGCTACCCATCATCCCATGACTGTTCATGCCACCCATCATCCCATGACTGTTCATGCCACCCATCCTATAACCATCTATGACACCTGTCATGTTTTGGCCTCCGAAGGTGTTTGGCGTGACGCCTTCCACTGCCGTGACCGAGCCGACCATAAAGGACGAAGCCGCAAGGACTCCGAGCAATGCAAAACGGGACAAGCTCATGATAGTCAAGTTGGAACAGAGGAAAGGGATTGTTTTTTCGGAACGCGAGGAAAAACAACGGTATACGGGGTTGGTCTCCAAAATTTGTGAGCATGATTGTTGGAGAGATATTTGGATGTCAGTACACGGGAGGAAAATTTCTCGCCGCCTTCGTGTTGAAACGGGGACCGGTGAAAATGAGAAGGTGCGGGCAGATAAACCGGGACGTGCTCAATCCCGCGTGCGAACCTCGCTTTTCCGCAATTCTTGAAGGATGTCAATACACGAGAACGGGGATTAATTGGTCCTGCCACAGCGATCAGAATCGACGAAATTTTTGCAATAAGAGAGTATGACCTTGTCGGGAATGACTCTTCACTTTAGGGCCCATGGCATGATTTGGTTTGTCTATCTCTACGGCCTTGTTCAACCTGGCGGTTTCCGGTACTCACCGTTAGGGATCTTTTTAGGCTTCGGCTGTTCATCGTTCGTCCAGTTTGGATCGCAAGTCGTAAGCAAAGTCCTCGTCGAACATGTGACAAGTCCTCTGTTCTCCAATTGTGGATTTCGGAATCTAGAATAGTCTTTGTATATGTTTAGAACAATGGAACGACTGAACGGATGTCAGGAGAATACCGTAAGTATCTTGAAAACCTCTTTTGTATTGGAGTACCGGATGCCGTCGTGCGACGAGCTTGCGACGGCCACCCATATTCGGAGatcgaaaaagtcttccgACTATCACCAGTCGGACGGATGGTAGGCAAGGCGGCGCCCACCGTTTTTGTGGGGACCTGCCGAATCATCCAGTCGAAGCCGAAACAGAAATCCCAAAGCACAATTTTCGCACCATTTCTGGCATTACTGTTTCACAGTAGCACTTCCAATACTATCTATCACCTATTCTCCATTGATCTCAGACACTAGAAAGCTGATCAACGTTCGTGTGCGTCTTTTCCCTTGTTACATGTGGACACGATCGAGTCGTCC from Phaeodactylum tricornutum CCAP 1055/1 chromosome 23, whole genome shotgun sequence includes:
- a CDS encoding predicted protein; the encoded protein is MLRNEEKRPKHEMVHRELRSNQPFNRSLYCLSMPSLAVFLIIAMIIQMNFIRYIFLGILRAAPSESEHFSLPLQVSTPPITSVWPAKATGSTVIAFDANETKSTALRVFSSHNSSSKRTAAIVLFGIPKEFPVIWKHYEDNLIRLNPNVTFSVTIHLYNDVTKLTNLKNNEFDVDVESEDRIAEVLRNYHPTIVSTKQADVDQELEWITSEHVLPRFHQPNWTVAVVKNMFRQGFSIRSAFHAAPKDGMYLFLRSDTLLFSPIILPSNASPEDIYVPGWQGTKDKSRYIDRLEICGSESSAGVYAEAKWAPFLNFVRNISGTFESDGVPFLRNSERMLRVWLDDNSRHAPVRVKLMPRSWAQIMRIRGEGKVDEQDMRTHVNATGDWTKTTIDTLMVLKKEKMLGL
- a CDS encoding predicted protein, which encodes KADFVTALAEQTGQTKKESEGTLQAVLDILQAQVSEGKKVTLPGFGSFVLKSRAARKGRNPQTGEEMQIAASKSPGFTPSKAWKDMVNGK
- a CDS encoding predicted protein, encoding MSNNNNDTNDEVARATAAAAKDPATETIFDKLLSGAWPSDVVYEDDWAFCFRDVNPQAPVHILCIPKVRDGLTQLVHAREDQKDLLGHLLYVAKEVARKECPEGYRIVINDGKDGAQSVYHLHLHILGGRQLQWPPG
- a CDS encoding predicted protein translates to MSQTPESSTPPTPLASPSTPRWTRHLPEAFGIRRAVEASKYRWCVREAALWGIATGTATSLHRLRMRSTTTWAINTGFGAFLVVYVGSYVFCVQRRDYRERMISLMMQLNSFEHAISMPEPTPVDEHHPFVAPAGTEPDATTIPAERQYIANLPERKEWQPPLPTRDAQDVFQPKP